tgcAGATAGTGCATTACCTGTCGGTCTGAGCTGTGCCAAGCCGCTTGGCTCTCTTCTCCAGCCACTCATCAATGGTGCCAGGCGTGACGACTGCCTTGTCCTGCCGCTGCTCTTTCGCCCTCCTCTCTTCTGTTTTTTTGGAAAGACAAACAAGGGCAATCTCATTTATCCCGACAGCCTTTCGCCCCATTGAACACACTCAGGGTTATTTCCCCTTGTATTCCTGCAGCTGACAGTTCTGGCCCGGGCGCTGTGGTTCCCTTTACGGAACCACCTTCCCAGCTGCCGTTCCGTCTGCGATTTGGCCAGTTCTGGATGGGTGGTTCTGCCTTCCCATCTTATCCAGTCCTCCACCTACACAGCTCCAAATCCtggaacagctttttttttttttaaagaacaacagcaacaacgtcCTTTGCCTTGGCAGAATTTGTACAGGCTGGGAGGGTCACCAAGTGCAGTCCACACAGCAGTTAAAAAGAAACAGGGGAGAGGGCCAATGAGACTCACAGGTTGTACACAGAGCAGCAAGAGAAGGGCCAGCTGCAGCTCCTGCTTCAGAAGACAGGTCCATGTTGCTCTCCAAAAACAGACAGAAGAGCCACGAAAAACAGACAGAAGAGCCATCAAAAGAGCTCTGAaggatcaggccaatagtccagcgtcctgttctcactgtggctaaCCAGGAGCCTTTTCTGGTAAGCCCAAAAGCCGCACCCGGATACAAGagcattctctcctcctgtggcttcccgCAActagaattcagaagcattactgtctccgaCCGTGGAGGCAAAGCGGAGCCTTCGTGGTGCTGTTGATCAgtcctctcctccacaaattcgtccagtcctgttttaaagccatcccagttactggctatccctgcctcctgcaggggtgAGTTCCATAGCTCAATAGAGCAATGGCATGACTGCAAGGCACAAGGAGGAGATGCTGGAAACAAGTTTGATGCCTGAAGTATTGACACAACCTTGGCTTGGTGCAGCCGAGTTACTGAGTTTGTCACTGTGTGAGTAGGCacttttgtctgtcccaaatcttccaaggTTTGGAGTCGTTGGATGTGCTAGTATTAGGGAAAAGGGGGACTAGATCCTGTGGGATCAAATTCTGCAGTTTATGTGTTGGGAGCAGTACAGcccttgaataccagttgctgtaaaccccaggagggagagagtgctgttgcactcgaGTCTTTGCTTGCAGGCTTGCCAGAAAAGGGATTTTGTTGGcgactgtgagaataggatgctggattagattggctattggcctggtccagtaaataataatattatttgtactccgcccatctgaccgggttgccccagctattttgggcagcttccaacttacataaaaacataataaaacatcgcacattaaaaagattccctataaagggctgccttcgggtGTCTTCTGAAGATAATATAGTTACtcgtctccttgacatctgatgggagggcgttccacagggtgggcaccactaccgagaaggccctttgcctggttccctgtagctttacttccTGCAGggatggaactgccagaaggccctcggagctggacctcagtgtccgggctgaacgataggggtagagacgctccttcaggtatacagggccgtgGTTGTTTAGGTCTtcaaagttcagcaccaacactttgaattgtgctcggaaacacactgggagccaatgaagatcctttagaaccagtgttatgtggtccaggcagctgctcccagtcaccagcctagctgccgcaaAAAACCATGATGGCTATTGCTCTGCCccaatggtcagaggcagcaatgcttctaaacaTCAGTTGCTGAAATTCACAGGAGAGAAAAGTGctttctggcttcccacaggcatctggttggccactgtgagaacaggatgctggcctgatccagcagccagcctCTTCTTACCCACAGGCTGAATTTCTACACCCTTGGTTCAGGAGTCTGCGCTGGCTTGGAGCTGTGGTTTCCTTGCCACCCACTTATGACTGGGGCAGAACTCGCATTCTCACCCTCCGTCCCTGAGCAGGAACATGGGGCTCACACTGATGCCCGTTGCAAAACAAGCCAGCCATGGAAGTCTTGCCTTGGTGACCCAAAGCAAGTCCCATCCCCAGGATAGTCTCTCCTTTCAAAGGAGGcctgtgctgttgctttttttaCAGCTTTGGTGCATTAATGCATATTCGGGGAGGGGAAACATCCTGGCTCGTTGACATTAACAGCGCAATCACAGGCCCGAAGGCAGAATAAGCCAGAGACAGCTTGAGTGATTGCAGGAGGCAGTCGGGAGGAAACGTTCCATTCATCAGCAACGAGAACACAGATTCCTGGGGGCACCTGAATACCAAAAAAGCAAtgggaaagggggcggggagagggacTTGGACAACGCTTCTCCCCATACTAATGATCAGATCACCCTGCCCCGTCCCCAGAGGAAACCATTGCAGAACAGAATCCAAAAAAGGCATCTCCTACCACCCACCCCGgagcaccaccaccccccgcccccatacacacacacacctcctgcaGCACCCACCCTCCTGCCAACCACCTGCTCCAAACCAAGACAGTGCCATATGTCACGCTTTTAAGCAAAATGTTAAACATTTTCCGACAGGGTGTGAAATTAACACCGCCACCACTCCAGCAGAGTGAAGGATCGCGCCAGCTCAGCAGTGGCAGCCAATTATTCTTCCAGCCTGCTGAATATTCATGAGTGCAGccggagaaagggggggggagagggaggagtaGCCAGAAACGGGTAACATGGAAGACTCTCCACCCCACAACCTCTCTGGTTTAGGTTCAAGAGAGGAGCCAAAAACAGGCATTTCCCACcgttgtggaatgccctgcccCCTGCCACATCCACCATCCACTCATTGTTTTctgcccaggctttccctgacccagAAAACTGGCCCTGTTACTACTGAATTTCCAATTTCTTTGTTTGTAATAAtacggctttgttgttgttttttaatgttgcagCTCCATTTTCAACAATACTGTTTTTAAGTTGCCTTTATGCATACTGCTTAGAGATGTCAAACTATCACATCTACCCAAAGATGCcggcggggattgaacctgggacctcctgcttcCTGGACACcattgagctacggcccttcccccaAGACAACGGGATTATTGTTAAATTGCCAATAACTTCCATAAAACAGAAACGCTGCAGccattgccccccaccccatccaagTTCCATTTCCTTTAATGCTGGGTtccaagattccccccccccacccccccccaaaaaaacattgtGGGTTCAGTTTATCTTGCTCAGAACTCCCAGGAAGATAGCATAGAAAGCTTAACCCCAACCGAGTGCCCCTTTCTGCACAGTGGGGACACGAAAAATCAATTGCTGCAGGTTTGCCAAATGCCAGAAGTCTAGGCAGCAGGGTAGTCTTTGCAGGGGAGAGTCTTTAATTAAAAAGGTTTCGATTTGCGGAATCAAGCAGAGGAGGTGGGGACGGAGAGTTGTGCTCCcctgcctttctctttctctctctctccccagctgATTCAATTATTTGCTTTTGCCCAGCCCATTTACCCGACATTGATAATCAATAGCTGTATAACTGGTGAACAAACACAACAGGAGCTGGGAACAGCTGCTCGGATCTCTCTGGCCTTCCCTGCCTCCACTTTGCAGCGGAGGctgcggagtggggggggggctgcgttTGGGAAAAGATGCCCATCACAATGACCACAGACAAGGCTCTGGCAAGAAGCCAGCCTCAGTGCCACAGCAGGCATAATGTAACACAGGAGAACTCCAAGAGATGCTAGCTTGCTCTTGGCTTAAAGGCAGCCTAACAGTGATTTGCACAGAGTCTACAGAAGGGATTAGCACTCTTCCTTATGTTTATTCCACACCCTGTTAAGGCTACAGGTGCCTACGTTCTCCAGACCCCATTTACCTTGCACATGAGCATTCAGCTGCTCCAGATCTTCCTCCGTCATGTGGGAGAACCTGCAGTTGGGGCCGAAATCACACCGTCCTGCCGAGAGATCCAAAGCAAGCACAGTTATAAAGAACAAAACCACAGCCTCAGGGGAACAAAGAGCTAACCACCGCAGCAGGACCAAGAGATATTACAGCATCCAAGAATTGTCAAAACTTGCATCACTCCCCTTTCCATTACTGGCAATATGGCCCTTCCTGTGTACAAAACTCCATTCGCAGGATTTTTATATAACCATTTGAGCAAACAAATTcaattatttattacggtccgcATCTATGGCCACCTGCTGCAaactaaaaattaaggggaaataaacGCACTGCGACAGCTACTAGCTTCAGCAGATTCAAAAGGGTGggaagacaaattcatggaggcttaCTGATAGACAAGTAGAACCTCCAAgctcagaggcagtatatctttAAACGCTAGTTGCTAGGAAGCAACAGCAGAGGGACAAGGCTGCTGCCCTCTTGCAGGCTTCCGGTAGATATCTGTTTGTTCACTGCAGGGAATCTAGaccagacaggcctttggtcagatccagcagggcacccactgtggcggttcgctcaacctgcacaggtcccccagacgtttaacggtccgttgatacctgcgctcaccactttattaattaaccgctgccactaaccagtctgtctggtatttacttcactcagttcagtcaaggagaatattggaacaaaactgttttatttgaagtttggtacataagcatgtagtttctgaataaacagttctttcttagttgtgttcttgttaacaacagtgcccaacgatttctcccgcccttgttcctactccttcccttgccacccttcttccaacctctcaatacccacaacaagccccctagctaaagacaaacgacaagcctaaagacaagcccaaaagactaaagacaagactaaagaaccctcttccttccccgggaggggtttatatagcccacataactccgccccctaaaggttcttactggtatttccttttaactccttctgtgcCAATCCTacgtttgggtgatcgccacacccACCATATTTGACACTCTAATCCCTGCCCCTGAGAACAGCTTCTTGGGGGCGGGAGGAGCCCAGTGAAAAGAAAAGCATACCCGACAGCAGGAATTCCCGACACGGCTTCTTACTCTGCTCCTCCTGCAGGATGGTTGCATTATCTGTAGAAGGCAAAGGATCATGGAAACATAGGGTTggaaagggtcccaagggtcatctagtccaacttcctgcaatgcaggaatcccagctaaagcatccatgacaggtggccatccaacctctgcttaaaacgaTGGAGAGGATAAAATGAGGTGAGGGGCCTTGCTCCGCACATCCACTAGGGCAAGCCAGAGGCGTCCCACAATAATCCCACCCAGGCATTCCATATCCCATTGGGGGCagtaaatgcctctgaatactatttGCTGGGACTTGTAAGTGGgaagagagtgctgttgttctCAGGTCCTGTTTGAGGGCTTCCCCTAATAAGCAACTGCTTGGCTGCTGGGATGGTGGACCAGATAAGTCACAGGCCTGATCCATCTGAAGGGCTCTTCTTTCTTACAAAACAGCCTCTTACCTCGAAACAGATCGTACCAGACCTTCTTGGCCCGGAGGTGCTGAACCCCATTTAGGTGCTTCTTCCTGTTGTGGAGGTTGTCCTGGAAAGAGCGGTTGCAGTAGTCACAGAAATAGCGCTTCCCCATGGAGACGCTTGCTGAAGGAAACCTCTGCAGGAAAGATCAAATACTGTTTACCCACATGTCAATGAAACGATCAGACTTTGGCTTCTTTTCTTGACTGCACAGCTTTCCTACAGGTTTACTCCCACaaaatgtagtgatggccaccaacttgaggGACAGCTTTaaaatgaggattagacaaattcatggaacagGAGGCTATATCGTTGGCTActaagccacaatggctatgttctcttcTTCACTAATGAAGGCAGTacgcctttgaataccagttactgagaatcacaagtgggaaaagAGCTGGTGTGCCCAAATCTGGctatgggcttcccagaagaagcatctgtttggtcactctgagaacaggatgctggactagatgggtctttggccagatccagcagacaGGCTCTCAGTACGTTCTTACAGCTTCAGAGACTACAGCTCCCCCTCTTCCACCAGCCTCATTAACAAGCTAgtaatatttatttttgcagccTAATACTATTTGTGGGCTCATTTACCAGGCTGACTTAATAGGGTCTATTGCAGTAATAGCAATCCCATCCGCCTATAAATCTGATCAGCATTACTGCATACCGCTTCAAGAACCATGATGGCTGATaataagtatataaatattgtaaaaaatatttttaaaaaaacaacaacactacagCCCAGCAGAGGAGACATAGTCTAATTTATGGTTGAGTCAGAATCATTTTGGGCTTCATCGATCAAATCAGCTCATTTGCTGCCCAGAATGCAACTGAGAGCTGCTTCGGATGCTGGGATGGTGGTTGCAAATAGGCTAGAGTCTAGTAGTGGCACCTAGAAAGCTATTAAAGTCATAGAGGCACAAGATTTTTTGAACCAAAACCATAAATAAATATGGTGCTAGTTTCCCACCAACCCTTGAACTATtacttttgggggaaaaaattaattCTTATAGCTACAATGGGAAAACAATTGCTCCTTATGCTCCACCTCAACCACCAAGGTTCTCTGGTGGGGCATTTCTGGTGGTTCCTGAATCTCCTGAGGTTCGCTTGGCCTCTACTGGGGACAGAGCCTTTAGCATGGcatgccctgccctgtggaacttaCTGCCAGTAGAAGTTTGACAGGAACCATCACTCCCTTCTTTCAGACATCTTCTGAAAATGGTGTTATTTAGACCAGCCTTtgcaacatgatttttttttaaccaactgGTATTTATGGAcattttttgtgacatttttagtggtattttattgatgttttcattctttttggaacatttttttaaacaagaatgcaatttataaagctttaaacaatcaatcaatcaatcaatcaatcaaggaaTTAGGCACACAAACATTCCTAAGATGAATCATACAAATGTTACTTTAAAATTGCTTCAAAATCTGTTTGTCTCTTCAGACATTGCCAGGTTCTTTGATGTTGTCTTTGCTGCAAAAATCTTAACATGGCTGCCAATCTGAAGTGATCTCTGCTGATGGGATTGGTGGTAAAACATGTGTTTTGCAAACCCCCATCCCCCAGTTcaacctccagcatctccagggttgtttcgttttgggttttttaaagatcAGGTAATGGTGagaaaggaacacaggaagctgccctacATACCCAGACAAacctttggtctatctagctcagtattgccaataCTGGCAAGCAGTGAATACTCCTTGTTCTATCCAATGATACCGGTGAAAGTCTCaggtatatatataattttttttgacaaagtaataagaataaaataaaaaaatgtgcaccccacccccaagacgcttccattgtaactatccaacctcccaaaatttcaacacctcttgcgatggtttgacccctgtCCGTTTCAACAGTACAAAtgctacaaacaccttccatatctcctcagaatcatttctcctgcatattccccatcttaccttaacagcacatgttaatttaccattaatagctatatcccacacctctttgtaccgaagtctcaggttcaatccccagcatctcccgcTGGGAGCGTCTCCTGCCTGAACCTctacagagctgctgccagtccgtgtatactaagctaggtggaccaatggtctgactcagttatAAGGCAACCTGGATGGACAAGTGGGTCTTACGCCTGGTAGAAGGCAGTTTACCATGCCACTGTAAATTATAAGAGCCGAGGCCATGGGCGGCAAGAAAGTAAAGCAAAACAGCCCAACAGACCACTCACCTTCCTTTACACAGACGACATCACAGGCATCGCCCCCCACACCTGGTAGAGGAACCCCGCAGTCAACATCTCCACCTATAGTCCTCTATCCAACTAACAGCTGTAGTTTGGGGCAGGCTTCTAAAACCCCACGAAAGCACACACAAGACTACGACTCCCAAAGGCATGAGCTCCCAAGGATCACATGACACCAACCGTGGGGCATCCCGGGAAATGAAGTTTATCTATCCAGCAGACTACAGGTTAGGGGGCTGGAGCGGGACTCCAAAGCCCATCATCCCGCGCGGGAAAAGGCTTCGTTACCCATAAAGCTTTGGCAGCCGGAGAGGCCGCCCTTGCTAGAGGAGGCGAGAGCTGCGCGTGCGCGGTGCCTGAAGGCTGCCGAAGATGACGCTCGCCCAGCAGGTCTATCGAGTGCTTTTACGCCGCACCGCTACCTTTGCTCTCACGGTCGTGGTGGGCGCCTTGCTCTTCGAGCGAGCCTTCGACCAGGGCGCGGACTCCATCTTCGAGCAGATGAACAAGGAGGTAAGTCGGCCTGTGGGGTCGCGCAGGCCCGAGCCGGGGACTTGCGTAGAAC
This is a stretch of genomic DNA from Lacerta agilis isolate rLacAgi1 chromosome 17, rLacAgi1.pri, whole genome shotgun sequence. It encodes these proteins:
- the ZMAT5 gene encoding zinc finger matrin-type protein 5 yields the protein MGKRYFCDYCNRSFQDNLHNRKKHLNGVQHLRAKKVWYDLFRDNATILQEEQSKKPCREFLLSGRCDFGPNCRFSHMTEEDLEQLNAHVQEERRAKEQRQDKAVVTPGTIDEWLEKRAKRLGTAQTDSPLSEEESVFQYPPGWPSVQDLPPSLQAPPPGGWQVPPNLQWG
- the LOC117061872 gene encoding cytochrome b-c1 complex subunit 9, with product MTLAQQVYRVLLRRTATFALTVVVGALLFERAFDQGADSIFEQMNKEKLWKHIKHKYEEPRDE